The Branchiostoma floridae strain S238N-H82 chromosome 8, Bfl_VNyyK, whole genome shotgun sequence genome has a segment encoding these proteins:
- the LOC118420695 gene encoding flavin-containing monooxygenase 5-like isoform X2, translating into MSKKVAVIGSGASGLAAIKCCLDEGLQPVCFEKGTDIGGLWNFKEEALPGFASVYRSTVINTSKEMMCYSDFPIPKEYPNFMHHSWVIKYFRLYADNFGLMKYIRFGHHIDHVKPREDFQETGQWDVTYTDEEKNETTTEVYDAVMVCTGHHVYPHYPRDSFPGIDDFQGKTMHSHDYKDQHGFENKRVVIIGIGNSGGDIAVELSRHAKQVYLSTRRGTWVINRISEGGLPIDIIGNRRLLQSVPSSVKEVVGRRQLNQRFDHALYGLQPEHNVFGQHPMVNDDMPNRIITGSLVIKPNIKRFTKTGVVFDNDTEEDDIDIVVFATGYRFDFPFVDKSVMKVENNQVNLYKYVFPPKLDPPTLSIIGLIQPLGAIMPISEIQCRWATRVFKGTTKLPSQGAMFDNIRQKKMEMSKRYYNTPRHTIQVDYIGIMDEIAEQIGVKPDLKRLLLSDPRLALTVFAGPCTPYQYRLMGPGAWKGAKEAIETQWDRITYPTKTRPVPKQTTNGMPGILKLLIVMVLIVAFIWRLL; encoded by the exons ATGTCGAAGAAAGTAGCAGTGATCGGCTCTGGTGCGAGCGGGCTGGCGGCCATCAAGTGCTGCCTGGACGAGGGGCTGCAGCCCGTCTGCTTCGAGAAGGGAACCGACATCGGCGGACTCTGGAACTTCAAGGAAGAAGCCCTGCCCGGCTTTGCCAGCGTCTATCGCTCCACGGTCATCAACACCAGTAAGGAGATGATGTGTTACAGCGACTTCCCCATCCCCAAGGAGTATCCCAACTTCATGCACCACTCCTGGGTCATCAAGTACTTCAGACTGTACGCGGACAACTTCGGGCTCATGAAATACATCAG GTTTGGCCACCACATAGACCATGTCAAACCCAGAGAAGACTTCCAGGAGACAGGACAGTGGGACGTCACCTACACAGATGAG GAGAAGAACGAGACCACCACAGAAGTGTACGATGCAGTGATGGTGTGTACAGGACACCACGTGTACCCACACTACCCCAGGGACAGCTTCCCGGGCATTGATGACTTCCAGGGGAAAACTATGCACAG TCATGACTACAAGGACCAGCACGGGTTTGAGAACAAGCGTGTCGTCATCATTGGAATCGGGAATTCTGGGGGCGACATTGCAGTGGAACTCAGTCGGCATGCCAAACAG GTGTACCTCAGTACCAGGAGGGGTACATGGGTAATCAACCGCATTTCAGAGGGTGGTCTACCAATCGACATCATTGGAAACAGGCGTCTGTTACAGAGCGTACCGTCATCAGTGAAAGAGGTTGTTGGTCGCAGACAGCTCAACCAGCGTTTTGACCACGCCTTGTACGGCCTTCAGCCTGAGCACAACGTCTTTGGACAGCATCCGATGGTAAATGACGACATGCCTAACCGGATCATCACCGGCTCTCTTGTCATCAAGCCCAACATCAAGCGCTTCACCAAGACAGGCGTTGTTTTCGACAACGACACGGAGGAAgatgacattgacattgtcgTCTTTGCAACCGGCTACCGCTTCGACTTCCCCTTCGTCGACAAGTCTGTGATGAAAGTGGAAAACAACCAGGTCAACCTCTACAAGTATGTCTTCCCTCCCAAACTGGATCCCCCCACACTCAGCATCATTGGTCTCATCCAGCCTCTTGGCGCGATCATGCCGATCTCTGAGATTCAGTGTCGCTGGGCCACCAGGGTTTTCAAGGGGACCACCAAGCTCCCTTCTCAAGGTGCAATGTTCGACAACATCAGGCAGAAGAAGATGGAAATGTCCAAACGCTACTACAACACCCCCAGGCACACCATTCAGGTGGACTACATTGGAATCATGGATGAAATCGCTGAGCAGATCGGAGTCAAACCCGACCTAAAACGCCTCCTGCTGTCCGACCCCCGCCTCGCTCTGACCGTCTTCGCTGGCCCGTGCACGCCGTACCAGTACCGCCTGATGGGGCCGGGCGCTTGGAAGGGAGCGAAGGAGGCGATCGAAACACAGTGGGACCGGATCACGTACCCGACCAAAACACGCCCTGTTCCAAAACAAACGACCAATGGTATGCCAGGGATCCTGAAACTGTTAATCGTGATGGTTTTGATAGTTGCTTTCATCTGGAGGCTACTTTAG